Proteins co-encoded in one Juglans regia cultivar Chandler chromosome 16, Walnut 2.0, whole genome shotgun sequence genomic window:
- the LOC109003143 gene encoding U-box domain-containing protein 6-like: protein MDITEVEENLFAATDAKLHGEMCRILSAIYCKVISIFPTLEAARPSKSGIQALCSLHVALEKAKNVLQHCSECSKLYLAITGDSVLLKFEKARCALQDSLRHVDDIVPQSIGSQIQKIVSELDNTVFMLDPIEKHVGDEIIALLQKGEKINNNNDNNELECFHRAATKLGITSSRAALTERRALKKLVERARVEEDKRKESIVVHLLHLMRTYSKLFRSEISDDNDSQGSTPCSPTVQGSLDDCEPGGNGHSFERLKPSNRRSGQMPPEELRCPISLQLMYDPVVIASGQTYERICIEKWIGDGHNTCPKTQQKLSHLSLTPNYCVKGLIASWCEQNGVYVPDGPPESLDLNCWRLALSESESAISRAMDSVGSCNPKGVKDIPLEECGITEEAEGNEMENLSPKLEECELGLLESYQHFLSVLNEEEDLRKKCIVVEQIRLLLKDDEEARIFMGGNGFVEALLRFLDSALHEGNVMAQESGAMALFNLAVNNSRNKEMMFAGGVISLLEEMISNPNSHGSATALYLNLSLLEEAKPIIGSSPAVPFLTQILRANTEPQCKLDALHALYNISTLPSNILNLISAGIVSDLHSLLAASGDHAWAEKAIAVLINLASCQLGKDEIISAPGLIGGLATMLDIGKPIEQERAVSCLLILCMGNEKRSQIVLQEGVIPALVSMSVNGTYRGKDKAQKLLMLFREQRKQVQPPPAEMHRLAEKRENPMPALESKPLCKSSSRRKMGKAFSFWKSKSYSVDQC, encoded by the exons ATGGACATTACGGAGGTGGAAGAAAATTTGTTTGCAGCAACTGATGCCAAG tTACATGGAGAAATGTGCAGGATACTCTCTGCGATATATTGCAAGGTAATATCAATCTTTCCTACTTTAGAAGCAGCACGCCCAAGCAAATCTGGCATTCAGGCATTGTGCTCATTGCATGTAGCGCTTGAGAAGGCAAAAAATGTTCTTCAACACTGCTCAGAATGTAGTAAACTCTACTTG GCTATAACTGGGGATTCTGTTCTTCTAAAGTTTGAGAAGGCAAGATGTGCACTTCAAGATAGTCTCAGGCACGTCGACGATATTGTCCCACAATCAATTGGTTCTCAG ATTCAGAAGATTGTGAGTGAACTTGACAATACTGTCTTCATGCTTGATCCAATAGAGAAGCATGTTGGTGATGAAATTATTGCATTGCTCCAGAAGGGGGAAAAAATCAATaacaataatgataataatgaaCTAGAATGTTTTCACCGGGCTGCTACTAAACTTGGAATAACCTCTTCGAGAGCAGCTCTTACAGAGAGAAGAGCTCTCAAGAAACTCGTAGAAAGAGCTCGTGTGGAGGAAGACAAGAGGAAGGAATCAATCGTGGTTCATCTCCTACATCTCATGAGAACGTACTCCAAATTATTTAGAAGTGAGATCTCTGATGACAATGATTCACAGGGTTCTACTCCATGTTCTCCCACTGTTCAGGGCTCTCTTGATGATTGTGAACCTGGTGGCAATGGTCATTCCTTTGAAAGGTTGAAGCCAAGCAACAGAAGATCAGGGCAGATGCCTCCTGAAGAATTGAGGTGTCCAATATCATTGCAGCTTATGTATGATCCGGTGGTCATTGCTTCTGGGCAAACATATGAGAGGATCTGCATTGAGAAATGGATTGGTGATGGGCATAACACCTGCCCAAAGACTCAACAGAAGCTCTCACATCTCTCATTGACTCCTAATTACTGTGTGAAAGGTCTCATTGCTAGTTGGTGCGAACAGAATGGAGTTTATGTTCCTGATGGGCCCCCAGAGTCTCTTGACCTCAACTGTTGGAGGCTGGCATTATCCGAGTCTGAATCTGCAATTTCAAGAGCTATGGACAGTGTTGGCTCTTGCAATCCGAAGGGGGTTAAGGATATTCCTTTAGAGGAGTGTGGTATCACAGAGGAGGCTGAAGgaaatgaaatggaaaatttGTCTCCTAAGCTGGAAGAGTGTGAGCTTGGTTTGTTGGAAAGTTACCAGCATTTTTTGTCTGTCTTGAATGAGGAGGAAGATTTGAGGAAAAAGTGTATAGTGGTGGAGCAAATAAGGTTGTTGCTGAAGGATGATGAGGAGGCTAGGATTTTTATGGGGGGCAATGGGTTTGTGGAAGCTCTTTTGCGATTTCTAGATTCAGCTTTGCATGAAGGGAATGTAATGGCTCAGGAAAGTGGCGCCATGGCTCTCTTCAACCTAGCTGTCAACAATAGCAG aaaCAAGGAAATGATGTTTGCTGGAGGAGTAATTTCCTTGTTGGAGGAGATGATTTCCAACCCCAATTCCCATGGATCTGCCACGGCACTCTATCTGAATCTGTCCTTACTTGAAGAAGCCAAGCCTATCATTGGCTCAAGTCCGGCAGTTCCTTTCTTAACCCAGATCCTTCGAGCTAATACTGAACCCCAGTGCAAGCTTGATGCCCTCCATGCCCTCTATAATATCTCCACTCTTCCATCCAATATTCTAAACCTCATTTCAGCTGGCATTGTCAGTGACCTCCATTCCCTTCTTGCAGCTTCTGGTGATCATGCGTGGGCAGAAAAAGCCATTGCTGTCCTTATAAACCTGGCATCATGTCAATTAGGAAAGGATGAGATTATATCAGCACCTGGCCTTATTGGTGGACTAGCAACAATGCTAGACATTGGTAAGCCTATTGAGCAGGAGAGAGCTGTCTCATGTCTCTTGATTTTGTGCATGGGAAATGAGAAACGCAGTCAAATTGTTCTGCAAGAAGGGGTAATACCTGCACTGGTGTCAATGTCAGTGAACGGGACTTACAGGGGAAAAGATAAGGCTCAGAAACTTCTGATGCTGTTTAGGGAGCAGCGAAAACAAGTCCAACCACCACCTGCTGAGATGCATCGGCTCGCTGAAAAGAGGGAGAATCCGATGCCTGCTTTAGAATCGAAGCCGCTATGTAAATCAAGCTCTAGAAGAAAGATGGGTAAAGCATTTAGCTTCTGGAAAAGCAAGAGCTATTCAGTTGATCAATGTTAG
- the LOC109003142 gene encoding uncharacterized protein LOC109003142, with protein MLTISLLQSTKGFLDSRTSFAPKEPKATIRMSSRHRPLQTCGVSILATARSAYNKAQDFNGPIGSTTRRIAKLVSFTSPLAYALLYPWLAILSFVDDQILLVENVVENIFPPSNYVFNKIDYVVQIIEIFPEKFDYALGRYAMIAHQVHFDCTLVHIFCWLNFFITTLTHLGSESTREKEILVDINFQDKPALVDEAKHADVGNKMEYLPPIPETPQAETETVNADIGKATYKQVLEKGTKGNKGKKSGRENLQVVKHEITSFGQEVSWKIEEEIVDKKRNGSGCLEPAVVDVANQPLEFQANENSETKEESPPIQAETETVGKTVDAGIAKGTYKEVLKRGTEEDMQSETIEEKFENAEDEKATVGNGEEEITAESQAKDDPILELFEAGWLS; from the exons ATGCTTACTATCAGCCTTTTGCAGAGTACAAAAGGCTTTTTGGATTCTCGCACGTCTTTTGCGCCAAAG GAACCAAAAGCAACCATCAGAATGAGTTCTCGGCATCGTCCATTGCAAACATGTGGAGTTTCAATCTTGGCAACTGCTCGTAGTGCTTACAATAAAGCTCAAGATTTTAATGGACCAATAGGCTCAACAACAAGAAGGATAGCCAAATTAGTCTCATTCACAAGTCCTCTAGCGTATGCTCTGTTATATCCATGGTTAGCAATCCTCTCCTTTGTCGATGATCAAATCCTATTGGTTGAAAATGTGGTCGAGAACATCTTTCCACCATCAAACTATGTATTCAACAAGATTGACTATGTTGTCCAAATTATAGAAATTTTCCCAGAaaaatttgattatgcattGGGGAGATATGCCATGATTGCCCACCAAGTTCATTTCGATTGTACACTGGTTCACATTTTCTGCTGGTTGAACTTTTTTATCACTACATTGACTCACTTGGGATCAGAAAGTACAAGGGAAAAGGAAATTTTGGTCGACATAAACTTCCAGGATAAACCAGCCTTGGTTGATGAAGCAAAACATGCCGATGTTGGCAATAAGATGGAGTACTTACCTCCCATACCAGAAACCCCACAAGCTGAAACTGAGACGGTCAATGCAGACATTGGGAAAGCCACATACAAGCAGGTACTAGAGAAAGGGACGAAAGGaaacaagggaaaaaaatcaGGGAGAGAGAACCTTCAAGTTGTGAAGCATGAAATAACCAGTTTTGGCCAGGAAGTATCTTGGAAAATAGAGGAAGAAATTGtagataaaaagagaaatggaagCGGCTGCCTTGAACCGGCTGTGGTTGATGTAGCAAACCAGCCCCTAGAGTTCCAAGCCAATGAAAACAGTGAGACAAAGGAAGAGTCCCCTCCCATACAAGCTGAAACTGAGACAGTCGGTAAGACAGTTGATGCAGGCATTGCGAAAGGCACGTACAAGGAGGTACTAAAGAGAGGGACAGAAGAAGACATGCAAAGCGAAACAATTgaagagaaatttgaaaatgcgGAGGATGAGAAAGCCACTGTTGGGAATGGAGAGGAGGAAATTACAGCTGAAAGCCAAGCGAAAGATGATCCCATTTTAGAATTGTTCGAGGCAGGATGGCTCTCATGA
- the LOC109003144 gene encoding receptor protein kinase-like protein ZAR1 translates to MNGRNSLPFFFAVLHFGVLIKLSLCLSPDGLSLLSLKSAVDQPSGGYEAFSDWNENDTTPCRWTGISCMNVSGFSDPRVVGISIVGRNLRGYIPSELGSLAYLRRLNLHNNNFYGSLPSQLFNATSLYSIFLYGNNLSGSLPPSICNLSGLQNLDLSNNSLSGPIPNDLKNCKQLQRMILARNKFSGEIPTGIWTEMQYLVQIDLSENDLNGSIPEDIGNLSSLSGTLNLSVNHLSGKLPESLGNLAVTVSFDLRNNNFSGEIPQTGSFANQGPTAFLMNPLLCGFPLQKTCPDSEAESPKSAPKAENRTRKGLRPDLIILVSLADAAGVAVLGVVIVFVYWKKKGNSNGCSCTGKRKLGGNQKTRLCACTCVCAKGFKDEDSEMEDGEKVEGGEGGELVAIDKRFTFELDELLRASAYVLGKSGFGIVYKVVLGNGIPVAVRRLGEGGDQQRYKEFVAEVQTIGKIKHPNIVRLRAYYWAPDEKLLISDFISNGNLASALRGRNGKPSTSLSWSTRLKIAKGAARGLAYLHECSPRKFVHGDIKPSNILLDNEFQSYISDFGLNRLISVAGINNPSSSGGFIGGALPYQKSVQTERVHSYRAPEARIPGNRPTQKWDVYSFGVVLLELLTGKPSEISPTTSTSVEVPDLVRLSRKGFEEGKPLSDIVDPMLLQAVHATKEVLALFHVAHACTEADPEVRPRMKNVSENIGRIGT, encoded by the exons ATGAATGGCAGGAACagtcttcctttcttctttgcCGTTCTTCATTTCGGAGTCTTGATaaagctctctctctgtctctccccGGATGGCCTGTCGTTGCTCTCTCTTAAATCTGCCGTGGATCAGCCGTCGGGCGGCTATGAAGCTTTCTCCGACTGGAACGAGAACGACACTACGCCGTGCCGTTGGACCGGCATTTCCTGCATGAATGTCTCGGGGTTCAGCGATCCACGCGTCGTTGGGATTTCCATCGTAGGGAGGAATCTGAGGGGGTATATACCGTCTGAGCTCGGTTCCCTGGCCTATCTCCGGCGACTCAACCTCCACAACAATAACTTCTACGGCTCCTTACCTTCCCAGCTCTTCAACGCCACCTCGCTGTACAGTATCTTCCTTTACGGTAACAATCTCTCCGGTTCCCTTCCACCGTCTATCTGCAACCTCTCCGGGCTCCAAAACCTCGATCTTTCAAATAATTCCCTCTCCGGACCAATCCCCAATGATCTAAAGAATTGCAAGCAGTTGCAGCGGATGATTCTCGCGAGGAATAAGTTCTCTGGAGAGATTCCGACGGGAATTTGGACGGAAATGCAGTACCTGGTCCAAATCGATCTCTCGGAGAACGATCTCAACGGATCGATTCCGGAAGATATCGGCAATCTTAGCTCTCTCTCCGGCACGCTGAATCTCTCGGTCAATCATCTGTCGGGCAAACTCCCAGAATCGCTTGGGAATTTAGCTGTGACAGTGAGTTTCGATCTCCGAAACAATAATTTCAGTGGCGAAATACCTCAAACGGGGTCGTTCGCGAACCAGGGACCCACCGCGTTCCTCATGAATCCTCTGCTCTGTGGGTTTCCTCTGCAAAAAACGTGTCCCGATTCCGAGGCTGAGAGTCCAAAATCGGCCCCGAAAGCTGAAAATAGAACAAGAAAAGGTCTAAGACCCGATTTGATCATACTGGTATCCTTAGCTGACGCAGCTGGAGTTGCAGTCCTCGGCGTAGTAATTGTTTTCGTATACTGGAAAAAGAAAGGCAACTCAAATGGTTGTAGCTGCACAGGGAAAAGAAAACTCGGAGGAAACCAGAAAACGCGGTTATGTGCTTGTACTTGCGTGTGTGCCAAAGGCTTCAAAGACGAGGATTCTGAAATGGAGGACGGAGAGAAAGTAGAGGGAGGGGAAGGAGGAGAGCTGGTAGCGATTGACAAAAGGTTCACGTTCGAGCTAGACGAGCTGTTGAGGGCGTCGGCGTACGTGCTCGGGAAGAGCGGGTTTGGGATAGTATACAAGGTGGTGCTGGGGAATGGGATCCCAGTGGCGGTGCGGAGGCTGGGAGAGGGAGGCGACCAGCAGAGGTACAAGGAGTTTGTGGCGGAGGTACAGACCATTGGGAAAATCAAGCACCCCAACATTGTGAGGTTGAGAGCTTATTATTGGGCTCCCGACGAGAAGCTTCTGATAAGCGATTTCATCTCCAATGGCAACCTGGCTTCTGCTCTTCGCG GGAGAAATGGTAAGCCTTCAACGAGCCTGTCATGGTCTACCAGGCTGAAGATTGCAAAGGGAGCAGCCCGGGGCTTGGCCTACCTCCATGAATGCAGTCCAAGAAAGTTTGTGCATGGTGACATCAAACCATCTAACATCCTCCTCGACAACGAATTCCAATCCTACATTTCTGATTTTGGCCTCAACCGATTGATCAGCGTCGCCGGCATCAACAATCCCTCTTCATCGGGTGGCTTCATCGGCGGTGCTCTGCCTTACCAGAAGTCCGTCCAAACCGAGCGTGTCCACAGCTACAGAGCCCCCGAGGCACGCATCCCCGGCAACAGACCCACCCAGAAATGGGACGTGTATTCTTTTGGAGTTGTGCTGCTAGAACTACTTACCGGGAAGCCGTCAGAGATTTCTCCTACCACTTCGACTTCAGTGGAAGTCCCAGATTTGGTGAGGTTGTCGAGGAAGGGATTCGAAGAAGGAAAGCCACTCTCTGACATTGTAGACCCAATGTTGCTGCAAGCAGTTCATGCCACTAAAGAGGTGCTTGCACTGTTCCATGTGGCGCACGCTTGCACAGAGGCAGACCCCGAGGTTCGGCCTCGAATGAAAAATGTGTCGGAAAATATTGGCAGGATCGGAACGTGA
- the LOC109003145 gene encoding proteasome subunit beta type-5: MKLDTSGLESSVSLFGSSNVLIDGISAGPSFEIPDTMDFDGFQKEAVQMVKPAKGTTTLAFIFKEGVMVAADSRASMGGYISSQSVKKIIEINPYMLGTMAGGAADCQFWHRNLGIKCRLHELANKRRISVTGASKLLANILFSYRGMGLSVGTMIAGWDETGPGLYYVDSEGGRLKGTRFSVGSGSPYAYGVLDNGYRYDMSIEEAAELARRAIYHATFRDAASGGVASVYYVGPDGWKKLSGDDVGELHYEYYPVMPSTVEQEMVEVAGA, translated from the exons atgaagctCGATACTAGTGGTCTTGAATCATCTGTTTCATTGTTCGGGTCAAGCAATGTACTTATTGATGGGATTTCAGCTGGTCCATCATTTGAGATTCCTGATACGATGGAC TTTGATGGCTTTCAGAAAGAGGCTGTACAGATGGTCAAGCCAGCTAAGGGAACAACCACGCTTGCCTTCATATTCAAGGAGGGTGTCATGGTCGCTGCTGATTCTCGAGCCAGCATGGGAGGCTATATCT CATCGCAATCtgtgaagaaaattattgaaatCAATCCTTACATGCTTGGCACTATGGCTGGAGGAGCTGCTGACTGCCAGTTTTGGCACCGGAATCTGGGTATTAag TGCCGACTGCATGAATTGGCAAACAAGCGCAGAATTTCAGTTACTGGGGCATCAAAGCTGCTGGCAAACATTCTGTTCTCTTACCGTGGAATGGGTCTGTCTGTTGGGACCATGATTGCTGGATGGGATGAAACG GGACCTGGGCTATATTATGTCGACAGTGAAGGAGGAAGGCTTAAAGGAACACGATTTTCAGTTGGCTCTGGTTCACCCTATGCTTATGGTGTGCTGGATAATGG CTACCGGTATGATATGTCAATCGAAGAAGCTGCAGAGTTGGCTAGACGGGCTATTTATCATGCAACATTCCGTGATGCGGCCAGTGGTGGAGTTGCTAgcg tttattaTGTGGGGCCCGATGGGTGGAAGAAGCTCTCTGGGGATGATGTTGGGGAACTTCATTACGAATACTATCCAGTTATGCCAAGTACAGTGGAACAGGAAATGGTTGAAGTGGCTGGGGCGTAA